Proteins from a genomic interval of Chionomys nivalis chromosome 7, mChiNiv1.1, whole genome shotgun sequence:
- the Ccr10 gene encoding C-C chemokine receptor type 10 produces CHQVSWEPYSGYDEEAYSAEPLPELCYKADVQAFSRAFQPSVSLMVAVLGLAGNGLVLATHLAARRTSRSPTSVHLLQLALADLLLALTLPFAAAGALQGWNLGSATCRAISGLYSASFHAGFLFLACISADRYVAIARALPAGQRPSTPGRAHLVSVFVWLLSLLLALPALLFSRDGPREGQRRCRLIFPEGLTQTVKGASAVAQVVLGFALPLGVMAACYALLGRTLLAARGPERRRALRVVVALVAAFVVLQLPYSLALLMDTADLLAARERSCSASKRKDLALLVTGGLALVRCSLNPVLYAFLGLRFRQDLRRLLHSGGCSPKPNPRGRCPRRLRLSSCSAPTETHSFSWDN; encoded by the coding sequence TGTCACCAGGTCTCCTGGGAACCCTACTCCGGGTACGATGAGGAGGCTTACTCGGCCGAGCCGTTGCCAGAACTCTGTTACAAGGCGGATGTGCAGGCTTTTAGTCGGGCCTTCCAACCCAGTGTCTCCCTGATGGTGGCTGTGCTGGGTCTGGCAGGCAATGGCCTAGTCTTGGCCACCCATCTGGCAGCCCGACGAACTTCCCGATCTCCCACCTCCGTTCACCTGCTCCAGTTGGCTCTGGCTGACCTCCTATTGGCCCTGACCTTGCCCTTTGCAGCAGCAGGAGCTCTTCAAGGCTGGAATCTAGGAAGTGccacctgccgagccatctcagGTCTCTACTCGGCCTCCTTCCACGCCGGCTTCCTCTTCCTTGCCTGTATCAGCGCAGACCGCTACGTGGCCATCGCTCGAGCTCTCCCAGCTGGACAGCGGCCCTCCACACCTGGCCGTGCGCACTTGGTCTCAGTCTTCGTGTGGCTGTTGTCGCTGCTCCTGGCCCTACCTGCGCTCCTTTTCAGCCGTGACGGGCCGCGGGAAGGGCAACGGCGCTGTCGGCTTATCTTCCCCGAAGGCCTCACGCAGACTGTGAAGGGGGCAAGTGCGGTGgcgcaggtggtcctgggcttcGCGCTGCCTCTGGGCGTCATGGCAGCCTGTTATGCGCTCCTGGGCCGCACGCTTCTGGCCGCCAGGGGGCCAGAGCGGCGTCGCGCACTACGCGTTGTGGTGGCCTTGGTGGCGGCCTTTGTGGTGCTGCAACTGCCCTACAGCCTCGCCCTGCTGATGGATACAGCCGACCTACTGGCAGCCCGCGAGCGGAGCTGCTCCGCCAGCAAGCGCAAGGATTTAGCTCTGCTGGTCACCGGCGGCTTGGCGCTGGTCCGCTGCAGCCTCAATCCGGTGCTTTATGCTTTTTTAGGCCTGCGCTTCCGCCAGGACCTGCGGAGGCTGCTACATAGTGGGGGATGCAGCCCAAAGCCCAACCCCCGAGGCCGCTGCCCCCGCCGACTCCGCCTTTCTTCCTGCTCTGCTCCCACTGAGACCCACAGTTTCTCTTGGGACAACTAG